The DNA sequence CGAGGTGGAGGCCCTCTGCCGCGCCTTCCCCCAGGCCTTCCCAGGCAAGGTGCGCTGTGAGACGTACGGCACCACCCCCGAGGGCCGCCCGCTGCTGGCCTTCATCGCCAGCGCCGACGGCACCCTCACCCCCGCCGCCACCGCGAAGAAGGGCCGCTCCGTCGTCCTCTTCCAGGGCGGCATCCACGCCGGGGAGATCGACGGCAAGGACGCCGGCTTCTGGCTGCTGCGCGACATGCTCGCGGGCAAGGCGCTGCCCGGCGTGCTCAAGCAGGTGACGGTCGTCTTCGTCCCCGTCGTCAACGTGGATGGCCACGAGCGCTTCGGCCCCAACAACCGCCCCAATCAGGTGGGCCCCGAAGAGATGGGCTGGCGCGTCACCGCCCAAAACCTCAACCTCAACCGCGACTACACCAAGGCGGACGCGCCCGAGATGGTGGCCCTGCTCAAGCTGCTCCACACGTGGGACCCGCTCGTCTACCTGGACCTGCACGTCACCGACGGCGCCAAGTTCGAGCCGGATGTCTCCGTCTCCCTCGAGCCGTACAAGGGCGGCCCCGAGTCCCTGCGCGCGCTGGGCGCGAAGCTGAGCGCGGAGCTCGTCACGGGGCTGGAGGCCCAGGGTCACCTGCCTCTCGTCTTCTACCCCTCCTTCATCCAGGACGACGACCCGGCCTCGGGCTTCCGCTATGGCATCTCTCCCCCGCGCTTCAGCCACGTCTACTGGGCGGTGAACCGCCGCTTCGGCGTGCTGGTGGAGACGCACTCGTGGAAGAACTACGCGCACCGGGTGAAGACCACGCGCGACGTGCTGGAGGGCACGCTGCGGCTGGTGGCGCGGGACGGCGCCGCCCTGCGGACCGCCGTGAAGGCGGTGGACGCGGAGGCCGAGGCCGGCAAGGTGCGCGAGGTGGTGCTCACCTGGGAGAGCACCGACAAGAGCCGGCAGATCGACTTTCGCGGCTACGCCTATACCCACGAGACCTCCCCCATCTCCAACCAGCGGGTGGTGCGCTACGACGACACGAAGCCGCAGGTGTGGAAGGTGCCCTACTTCGATGAAGTGCGTCCCGCCCACACCGCCCCGCTGCCCCAGGGCGGCTACCTGGTGCCCCCGGCCCACGCCGCGTGGGTGGCCGAGAAGCTGCGCACCCACGGCCTGCGCTTCCAGCGCCTGGAGAAGGAGGTCCCTTCCGCCGAGGTGGAGGTGTTCCGCGCCACCGACGCGAAGCTCCGGCCGCAGTCCTATGAGAACCGCCAGCCCTTGAGCGTGCAGGGCACGTGGAAGAAGGAGCCGCGCGCCCTGCCGGCCGGAACACTCTACGTGCCGGTGGCTCAACCCGGAGTGGAGGTCCTCGCCCACCTGCTGGAGCCCCTGGGCCCGGAGTCGCTGCTGGCCTGGGGCTTCTTCAACGCGCACTTCGAGCAGAAGGAGTACATCGAGGAGTACGTGCTGGAGCCGTTCGCCCGGGAGCTGATCCAGAAGGACGCCGCCGTGAAGGCCGCCTGGGAGCAGCGCCTGAAGGACCCCGCCTTCGCGGCCGACCCCCGCGCCCGCTACCGCTTCTTCTACGAGCGCCACCCCACCTATGACGAGCGCTTCAACCTCTACCCCGTCTTCCGCGCGGACTCTCCCCCCGCGGGCCTGCGCCCGGCCCGCTGATCGGGTACGCCCCTCGCCGAGGCCGTGCTACAGCCCTGCAGGGAGGGGTCTAGCGCCCACTCCCTGACGGGTTGGGAGAACTTTCGCATCCTAGATGTGGAGGCCGGGAATGACTCGGGTATGTTCCCGGGACGTGCCTACCTTCAGTCTCGCAGCGTTGTGGAATGCCTCCGCCATCCCGGGCCACGTGGCGGGTATCGTGGAGGCCATCGATGAGCTGCTGCCCTCCACGCAGCCCGTCGAGATCGTCGTCGCGCTGCGGGAAAACGAGGCCAACCTCGAGCTCAAGCTGGAGATGTCCACCTTCCCCCGCATGGAGATGGACCGCTTCGCCTGGGAAATCAAGGCGAGCAAGGGCACCCTGGTGGAGCTGTGGCGCCTGCCCAAGGCCGAGCGGGATGCCTTCCGCGCCGCCGCCTTCACGGGCGGCAACATCATCACCACGACGAACTACTGGGAGGCGGCCAGCTCCCTCAAGGAGCACCTGGAGGCCATCACCGCGCGTGGGCTGAAGCCGATCCTGCCTCCGACGGGCCTTCCGCCTCCGAACGCGGCCGCCGTCTGGGCGGGCCAGGCTCCGGCTGCCGCGGCGGGTGGCGCTCAGGCCGCGGCGGGTGGCGATGAGCCCCTGGGGACCGATGTCGTCGATGAGCCCCTGGTCGGCGTGGAAGAGGCGGAGGAGGAAGCCGAGCCCATCGAGCCGCTCGAGACGGTGGAGCCGGAGGAGGAGGTCGAGGAGGCGCAGGAAGAGCTGCAGCCTCCCGCGGGGCCGGAGAACCGCCGCGCCCGGCGCTTCCCGGTCCAACTGGAGATGGAGTTCCGCACGGAGCTGGACTTCGTGCGCGAGCACGCCACGAACATCTCCAACGGCGGCCTCTTCGTGCGCACGGCCCACCGGCCGCCCATCGACACCATCGTGAAGGTGGACCTGCGACTGCCCAATGGCGAGCGGCTCCAGGGCGAGGCCCTGGTGGTCCACGTGGTGGACGACCCGTACAAGGGCGGCGTGGGGCTCGCGTTCCTCAGCGATGACCCCACCTTCGCGGAAACGCTGGACCGGTACCTGGCGAGCCTCGCCGGCTAGGCCACCTTCTTTCCCCGTCCCGGGGCGGGCGGCTCGGGCACGAGGGCGAGGCTGCCCTCGGCCTCCACGACGAGGCGGCTGCGCCCCCCACCCTGCTTCACCACGCGCACCTGCACGCCGATGCGCTCGGCCAGCCCGGACACGTGGGAGATGATGCCCACCTGCCGCCCCGTGGCCTGGAGGGCATCGAGCGTGGCCAGCGCCACCTCCAGCGTCTCCGGGTCCAGGGTGCCGAAGCCCTCGTCAATGAAGAGCGTCTCCACCTGCGTCGTCTCCGAGGAGAGCGAGGCCAGCCCCAGGGCCAGGGCCAGCGAGACGAGGAACGACTCGCCGCCGGAGAGGCTCGCCAGGCCGCGAATCTCATCGCCCATGTCCTGATCCACCACCTGCAGGTCCAGGTCATGCCCCGGCACGCGCATCAGCCGGTAGCGGCGGGCGAGCTCCTGCAGGTGGGTGTTGGCGTGCAGCAGTAGCGCGTCCAGGGTGAGGCTCTGGGCGAACACCTTGAACTTCTTGCCGTCCGCCGAGCCGATGAGTTCCTGCAACGTCTTCCAGACCTCGGCCGCTCGGCGGCGCTCCTCCAGTGCCTGGGCTTCCGCGCCGTGACGCCTGCGGGCGTCGTCGTCCTGGTCGAGCCGGGCCTTGCAGCGAGCGGCGGCGGTGCGGCGGGTCTCCACCTCCACCCGCGCGCGCTCGCAGGCGGCCGCCACCTCGGGCTCGGGCAGGCTGGGCGGCCCCGAAGCCTCGTGCCGCGCGCGGGAGGCTCGGCGCTCCTCGAGCACCGCCCCCGCCTTGGCCTGCGCCTCGCGCAGCACCGCCAGCGCCCGGGCCTCGTCCTCGCACCAGGCGGCGCCTCGCGCGAGCAGGGCCTTCACATCTTCCCGCGTCACGGCCTGCTGCTTCAGCAGCGCCTCGAGCGTGCTCTGGGCCTGCTCCAGCGCCTCGGCGGCTGCGTTGCGCGCCTTGGCGGCCTCCTCGGCTCGCGCGGTGGACATCGCGGCGGCCTGGCCCGCGGACTCCGCCGCTTTCCGTGCCAGCTCATGTGCCTGGGTGGCCGTGTCCACGGCCGCGTGCAGCGACGCGCGGACCTCCTCGGTGGGCCGGCCCGCCAGCACCTTCCCGCGCGCGGCCTGCGTGGCCTGGAGCGCCTCGTTCGCCCGGGTCCAGACGCGGGCGTGCTCTTCGGCCGTCTCACGCAGGGTCTCCGCCTTGGCCTCGGCCGCCGCCCGGCCCTGCCGCGCCTCGGCCTCACGCGCCTGAGCGGCCCGCAGCTCCTCTTGATGGCCGTTCCAGCCGGATACCTGCTCCGCACACTGCTTGCGGAAGCGGGCCGGCTCCGCCACGAGCCGCGCCTCCCAGTCGCTCCAGCCCGTGAAGGCCGGTGCCAGCTCCGTAAGCCCCTGGCGCCGTGCCGCCCCGGCCTGCTCGGCCTCGTGCTCGGCCTGCCGCAGCGCCCGCTCGGCCTCGGCCAGCGCATCCTCGGCCCGCCGCTGCGCCTCCACGGCCGACTCCAGCCGCGCGCGCCAGGTCTCCAGCGCGGCGCGGGCCTCCTTCGCCTTGCGGGCTCGGGCCTCCGCGGCCTCCTCCTCGGCCCGTACCGCGACGAGCCGCTCCTGGGCTTCCTTCAGGGCTTCCTGGAGCCACGCCTGGGCTTTCGCGTCTTCTGGCTCCTCGGGCGGCAGTGGCTGCTCGAGGAGCGAACGCGCCTTCTGCCACGCCTGACGGTGGGCTGTGAGACGCATCGCCGCCTCGGCTCGCCGGGCCTCCGCCTTGGCCTGCCGGGGACGGGCCGCCTTCTCTCGGGCACTGGCCGCCGCCTCCGTCCTCGTTGCCTCCGTCTTCTCCGCCTCCAGCGCCTTCACACGCGCGGTGGCTTCGACAACGAGCCCGTCGAGCGCAGCCTCGGCGCTGCCGTAGGGGTGCTCCTTCGCACCGCACAGCGGACAGGGCTCTCCCTGCTGCAGCGCGGCCCGGTAGGAGGAAAGCCCCTGGGCTGCCTGGGCCCGCGCCAGCGCCCGCCCGGCCTCCTTCAGCTCCGCATTCAATTCCACGAGCCGAGCCGCCGTGCCCCGGGCCTCGGATCCCGCAGCCTCCGCCTCGCTCAGCGCGGCCTCCGCCTCCGCGCGCACATCTCGCTCCGTGGTCGCTTCCGCGACCGCGCCTTCCCGCGCCGTCCCCAGTGTCCGCAGCGCTTCCTGCCGCGCCAATAGGGACTCACGCTGCGCCCGTCGCGCGGCGCCCGAGTCCTCTCCCACCGCCGCCTCGGCGTGCGTGGCCGTGGCCTGCGCCATCTCCGTGGAATCGGCGGCGGACTGTCGCTCCTGGCGCCGCAGCTCCGCCGCCGCGCGCAGCTTCTCCTTCTCTCCGCCCAGCCGCGTGGCCTGCGCCCGCGCTTGCTGCTCTGCCTGAACCGAGCGCTCATGGCGGATGAGCTCCGCCTCCCAGCGCGGCCACTCACGTGCGAGCGGCTCCAGATGCGCATGCCCGGCCAGCCACGCCTGGGCTCCTTCCGCCGCCGTGCGCGCCGCCGCCTCTTGCGCGGTGATGCCCGCCAGCACCGTACGCTGCTGCTTCTCGGCCGCGCGAGAAGCCTCCGCCCGCTGCGAGGTCTCCAGCGCTTCACGGCGCTCCACGACCAACTGCGCATCCAAGCGCGCTGCCTCGGCCAGCGCCGGAGCCGCCGTCTCCTCCGCCGCCACCGCCACCGCGCGCGCCTTCTCCGCCCGCGCCAGCTCGGCCTTGCGCGCACCCGCCGTCGCGAGCGCCGCTTCCGCTTCGGAGGCACGCAGCACCTGGGCCGCCGAAGCCTCCGTCAGCCCGCGCTCCGCCTTCTCCACCGCGACCACTGGCGCGCGGAAGGCCTCCGCCGCGCGCACCCGGGAGAGGAACACCTCGCGAGGCGCCGCTGCCTCCACCGCCTCCGCCGCCCGGGCCTGGGCCACCGAGGCTTCCCGCTCCCCTTCCACCAGCTTGGCCCGCCCCGAGTACCACTCCGCCGCCGCCACGGCCGCCGCCAGCACACCTTCCGCCGTGACGCGCGCCGTCTCCTCCGAGGCCAGCGTACCTTCCGCCGCCACTCGCTCCTCGTCCGTCAGCCGGGAGATGGCGGCCAGTCCGGCCTCCCTCCGTCCCAGCTCGGTCTGCTCCGCCTTGTGGCGCTCGTACGCGGCGATGGAGAGCTGGCTGTACACCTCCGTGCCCGTCATGCGCTCCAGCAGCTCCGCGCGCTCACTTGCGTTGGCTCGGAGGAAGGCGGCGAAGTCGCCCTGCGCCAGCAGCGCCGAGCGACGGAACTGGTCGAAGGACAGCCCCAGCTTCTGCTCGATGGCCTTGAGCACCTCGGACTTGGTGCGCCCGAACGCCTGCCCCGCCTCCACGTCCGTGAGGGAGAGCTCCTGGGGCTGGAAGCGGCCCTCGGCCTTGTTGCGCGCCCGCCGCACGAGCCACCGGGCGCGGTAGCGCCGGCCGTCCTTGCCCAGGAAGTCCACCTCGGCGAAGCCCTCGGCGGCACCACGGCGCAGCACCCCGCGCACGTCATGGGACAGCAGCGGATCCTCTTCCTCCACCCCGGGGCGCACCACCGGCACACCCCCGCGCCCCTCCAGCCGAGGGGTACGGTCGAAGAGGGCCAGACACATGGCATCGAGCAGCGTGCTCTTGCCCGAGCCGGTGGCCCCGGTGATGGCGAACAGGCCCAGCTTGTCGAGCGGCGCCTGATCCAACTCCAGCGCGAAGTCTCCGGAGAGGCTCGTCAGGTTGCGCCCACGGATGGCGAGGATCTTCATGACGCGTCCTCCTGGACCTGGGTGAGCAGGGTGTGGAAAGCCTCGAGCAACGGAAGGGCCATGGGCTCCTGGTAGTCACGGGCGTAGCGGGCCTTGAAGACGTCCTCGGGAGTGCGCTCGCGCAGGGAGAGGCTCGGCTGGGCCTCGGCCAGCGCCAGGCCCGTGCCGGTGTACGCGGGCGAGAGCTTCACCAGCCGCACATCCTTGCTCTCCAGGGCCGCCTCCACCTTGCGCCGCAGCGCGGGCTCGGGCCGAGGCAGCGACACGCATACCTCCAGATAGGGCCGCGCCCGCTCGGGAGCCTCGGGGTCCACCTCCGGCAGGGCCTCGAGCTTGACGAGCACCTCCTCCAGGGGAAGGGCGTCCCGTTCGGGTACGCGCAGCATGTCCACGGTGCGAGGCACGGACAGCGGCCTCACCGAGCTCAGCGCCTCCCCGTCCAACTCCACGAGCAACACCTGATGGTGGTAGTGCCTCTCGCTCAGGGAGAGCGGCAGGGGCGAGCCGCTGTAGCGCACGCCCTCGCGCCCGCCCACGCGCTGCGCCTTGTGCAGGTGTCCCAGGGCCGCATACGCCACATCCTCGGGGAAGAGGTCCACCGGAAGCGCGTGCTGGTTGCCGCCAAGAATCTTCCGCTCGCTGAGCTGGGACAGCTCGGTGCCCACCATGTAGCAGTGGCCCATGGCGACCAGGGCCTGCCCGGGCTGCCGGCGCCGGCGAGCAGCCTCCAACGTCAGGCCATAGACCTCGCGCACGCCATCGACGAGCCGGTCTCCCTCGGTGGGCACCAGGGGCAGGTCCGCGGGGCGAAGGTAGGGCACGGCGGCCACCCACGCTCTCACCTTCCCGCGCGCGTCGTGCAGCGGAACCAGCAGACGCTCGAAGTCGAGCGCGCCACGGGTTCGAGGCACCCCGCCCACCACGCGCACGCCAAGGGCGGAGAAGAGCGGGTCCGGGGCATCCAGCCGAGCGGCGGAGTCGTGGTTGCCGCCGATGACGACGACGTCCAGCTTGGGCAGCTTGCGCCGGGCGCGGGCGATGAACTGGTACCAGGCGGCCTGGGCCTCGGCGCTGGGATTGGAGGTGTCGAAGATGTCCCCGGCGATGAGGAGCGCATCCACGCCCTGGGCCTCCAGGGTCTCCAGGAGCCAGTCCAGGAAGGCGGCGTGCTCCGCCTCCCGCGAGACGTCATAGAGCGTATGCCCCAGGTGCCAGTCCGACGTGTGCAGCAGACGCATCCGGTACCACCCCTCCTCGGCCGCGCGCGCAGCCTCCAACACTCCACGTACCCGGTCCAAGCACCAGGCGGGGGCTCGCTTACACCCTCGGTCTGACATGCGCGATTCAGCGTGGAATTTCGGGCACTTGCGCAGGTAACCCACCCTCGCAGGTGGAGCGAGGCGATCCCACATGCCGCGATGGGCAGGCAGGCGTGGGCGGCAGGCAGAATGGCGACCCTGCGCCGTGCCCATCATCTTCGACGCGTTCCCGAGAGATGCCTATGCCTTCCCGCCATGCTCCTCAGGGCTTCCCAGGCTGGCGCTCCCTGGCGGCAGTGCTGGCACTGAGCCTGAGTTCTTGCGCATCCACATCCGGGAAGCTCCCGCGGCGCACTTCCCAGCTGCAGCAGAGCCGACGCATCCACACCGCGCCCCCGCTCGGCGCCTCCTCCCGCGGAGAGGTGGGCCGCATTGATGGCGCCCTGGTCGATGTCGACTACTTCGCGGGACTGCTGGTGCGCTCAGGCGTTGCCCCATCTGCCCTGCCTCAGAACAGGCGCCAGCTCACCCCGGACGAGGCGGTGCGCCTGCTCAACCTCGTGCTGGCCGCGAAGGTGCCCCTGAACGACTTCGGCCCCTGGCGCATGGCCGCGCACCTGCTGCTGGAGGTGGCTCAGGGAGAGGCGCCAATCCGAAGCCAGGTGCTGCACGAGCGCATGCGCCGCTTCGTTCCTCTGTTGGTGCTACGACCCGATGGCTATCTGGTGCGCGCGACCACGGGCAGAGCCGTCCAACACGTCGGGGACGTGCAGTTCGCGCGCGAAGCACTTCGCGCGGAGGGCTTCGAGGTCGGTCCCTTCTACCTGCCTCGGGGGCGCTTCCTCTATCCCGTGGACAGCACACTGGACATCCACCCGGATGCGGCCGTTGCCGGCGTCTATGTTCCGGATGAGGACACGTTGGGCCCGATGTTGGAAGGTGCCAACTCCGCGGTGGCCGACACCATCGGCGGCATCGTCGCGCTGGTGCTCCACCCGCTCGACAGCCTGGAGGGGCTGTCCCGACTGCCTGCCACCGTCCGTGCCCTGCTGGAGAATGCTCCGGCCCACTACGCGCACTTCCGCGCCGTGACGCACGGTGAGCGGGTTCGCCTCGTCTCGCGCATCGTCACGAACCTCGTGCTGATCGGCGTGACAGCGGGAGCGGGCAGCACGCGGCTGGCGTCCGTCGGCAGCACGCTGGGGAGCCTCCGAGTGCCAGTCCTGTCCCTGTCCGCGCAGGGTGCGTTGACGCTCGAAAGGGTGGCGCTCCCCGCCAGCAGCACCGTGACGGCGATCAGCGCGGCGCCAGGTGCCCTCTACATCCTCCACATGACCCAGCATGGGGCGGGCGGTGGCGGAGATGGAGGAGCCCCACGCGATTCATCCTGGAAGCCTCCGCCTGGAGGTCCTGGCAGGTGGATACCCAAGAACGAGGGCATGTCTCCACGCTCACGCAAGTACCAGTCTCAGATAACAGATGCACCCGAGGGCTGGGTCTACCGGGTCGAGCGCGGCGGAGAGAAGTTCGACTTCGACGGGCACAAGGACGGCTTCCTGGTGGACGCCAAAGGCCCGGGTTATGACAACAAGTTCCTGGACAC is a window from the Hyalangium ruber genome containing:
- a CDS encoding Tox-REase-5 domain-containing protein, which gives rise to MGRIDGALVDVDYFAGLLVRSGVAPSALPQNRRQLTPDEAVRLLNLVLAAKVPLNDFGPWRMAAHLLLEVAQGEAPIRSQVLHERMRRFVPLLVLRPDGYLVRATTGRAVQHVGDVQFAREALRAEGFEVGPFYLPRGRFLYPVDSTLDIHPDAAVAGVYVPDEDTLGPMLEGANSAVADTIGGIVALVLHPLDSLEGLSRLPATVRALLENAPAHYAHFRAVTHGERVRLVSRIVTNLVLIGVTAGAGSTRLASVGSTLGSLRVPVLSLSAQGALTLERVALPASSTVTAISAAPGALYILHMTQHGAGGGGDGGAPRDSSWKPPPGGPGRWIPKNEGMSPRSRKYQSQITDAPEGWVYRVERGGEKFDFDGHKDGFLVDAKGPGYDNKFLDTLEPAYWFRETGAREMVENAQRQLRVANGVPIRWYVAEAKAARAIRRLLGDALHEAIEIIHAPPMR
- a CDS encoding AAA family ATPase, translating into MKILAIRGRNLTSLSGDFALELDQAPLDKLGLFAITGATGSGKSTLLDAMCLALFDRTPRLEGRGGVPVVRPGVEEEDPLLSHDVRGVLRRGAAEGFAEVDFLGKDGRRYRARWLVRRARNKAEGRFQPQELSLTDVEAGQAFGRTKSEVLKAIEQKLGLSFDQFRRSALLAQGDFAAFLRANASERAELLERMTGTEVYSQLSIAAYERHKAEQTELGRREAGLAAISRLTDEERVAAEGTLASEETARVTAEGVLAAAVAAAEWYSGRAKLVEGEREASVAQARAAEAVEAAAPREVFLSRVRAAEAFRAPVVAVEKAERGLTEASAAQVLRASEAEAALATAGARKAELARAEKARAVAVAAEETAAPALAEAARLDAQLVVERREALETSQRAEASRAAEKQQRTVLAGITAQEAAARTAAEGAQAWLAGHAHLEPLAREWPRWEAELIRHERSVQAEQQARAQATRLGGEKEKLRAAAELRRQERQSAADSTEMAQATATHAEAAVGEDSGAARRAQRESLLARQEALRTLGTAREGAVAEATTERDVRAEAEAALSEAEAAGSEARGTAARLVELNAELKEAGRALARAQAAQGLSSYRAALQQGEPCPLCGAKEHPYGSAEAALDGLVVEATARVKALEAEKTEATRTEAAASAREKAARPRQAKAEARRAEAAMRLTAHRQAWQKARSLLEQPLPPEEPEDAKAQAWLQEALKEAQERLVAVRAEEEAAEARARKAKEARAALETWRARLESAVEAQRRAEDALAEAERALRQAEHEAEQAGAARRQGLTELAPAFTGWSDWEARLVAEPARFRKQCAEQVSGWNGHQEELRAAQAREAEARQGRAAAEAKAETLRETAEEHARVWTRANEALQATQAARGKVLAGRPTEEVRASLHAAVDTATQAHELARKAAESAGQAAAMSTARAEEAAKARNAAAEALEQAQSTLEALLKQQAVTREDVKALLARGAAWCEDEARALAVLREAQAKAGAVLEERRASRARHEASGPPSLPEPEVAAACERARVEVETRRTAAARCKARLDQDDDARRRHGAEAQALEERRRAAEVWKTLQELIGSADGKKFKVFAQSLTLDALLLHANTHLQELARRYRLMRVPGHDLDLQVVDQDMGDEIRGLASLSGGESFLVSLALALGLASLSSETTQVETLFIDEGFGTLDPETLEVALATLDALQATGRQVGIISHVSGLAERIGVQVRVVKQGGGRSRLVVEAEGSLALVPEPPAPGRGKKVA
- a CDS encoding exonuclease SbcCD subunit D C-terminal domain-containing protein, which gives rise to MRLLHTSDWHLGHTLYDVSREAEHAAFLDWLLETLEAQGVDALLIAGDIFDTSNPSAEAQAAWYQFIARARRKLPKLDVVVIGGNHDSAARLDAPDPLFSALGVRVVGGVPRTRGALDFERLLVPLHDARGKVRAWVAAVPYLRPADLPLVPTEGDRLVDGVREVYGLTLEAARRRRQPGQALVAMGHCYMVGTELSQLSERKILGGNQHALPVDLFPEDVAYAALGHLHKAQRVGGREGVRYSGSPLPLSLSERHYHHQVLLVELDGEALSSVRPLSVPRTVDMLRVPERDALPLEEVLVKLEALPEVDPEAPERARPYLEVCVSLPRPEPALRRKVEAALESKDVRLVKLSPAYTGTGLALAEAQPSLSLRERTPEDVFKARYARDYQEPMALPLLEAFHTLLTQVQEDAS
- a CDS encoding TIGR02266 family protein, which codes for MTRVCSRDVPTFSLAALWNASAIPGHVAGIVEAIDELLPSTQPVEIVVALRENEANLELKLEMSTFPRMEMDRFAWEIKASKGTLVELWRLPKAERDAFRAAAFTGGNIITTTNYWEAASSLKEHLEAITARGLKPILPPTGLPPPNAAAVWAGQAPAAAAGGAQAAAGGDEPLGTDVVDEPLVGVEEAEEEAEPIEPLETVEPEEEVEEAQEELQPPAGPENRRARRFPVQLEMEFRTELDFVREHATNISNGGLFVRTAHRPPIDTIVKVDLRLPNGERLQGEALVVHVVDDPYKGGVGLAFLSDDPTFAETLDRYLASLAG
- a CDS encoding M14 family zinc carboxypeptidase codes for the protein MLLSTLLAVALAQAPLTTTAERSNWTRTGRYPEVEALCRAFPQAFPGKVRCETYGTTPEGRPLLAFIASADGTLTPAATAKKGRSVVLFQGGIHAGEIDGKDAGFWLLRDMLAGKALPGVLKQVTVVFVPVVNVDGHERFGPNNRPNQVGPEEMGWRVTAQNLNLNRDYTKADAPEMVALLKLLHTWDPLVYLDLHVTDGAKFEPDVSVSLEPYKGGPESLRALGAKLSAELVTGLEAQGHLPLVFYPSFIQDDDPASGFRYGISPPRFSHVYWAVNRRFGVLVETHSWKNYAHRVKTTRDVLEGTLRLVARDGAALRTAVKAVDAEAEAGKVREVVLTWESTDKSRQIDFRGYAYTHETSPISNQRVVRYDDTKPQVWKVPYFDEVRPAHTAPLPQGGYLVPPAHAAWVAEKLRTHGLRFQRLEKEVPSAEVEVFRATDAKLRPQSYENRQPLSVQGTWKKEPRALPAGTLYVPVAQPGVEVLAHLLEPLGPESLLAWGFFNAHFEQKEYIEEYVLEPFARELIQKDAAVKAAWEQRLKDPAFAADPRARYRFFYERHPTYDERFNLYPVFRADSPPAGLRPAR